One stretch of Chloroflexota bacterium DNA includes these proteins:
- the rpsH gene encoding 30S ribosomal protein S8, whose translation MSVNDPIADMLTRMRNATMAHHKTVAIPHSRVKAEIARILKEEGYIKDFEVVNQKPAPVLRLHLKYTQDKQPVLTGLKRVSSPGRRVYTSRADIPWVLSGVGIAILSTPKGIMTGQKARRLGVGGEILCYVW comes from the coding sequence ATGAGCGTAAATGACCCGATTGCCGATATGCTGACGCGGATGCGGAATGCGACGATGGCGCACCACAAGACGGTGGCCATTCCCCATTCGCGGGTGAAGGCGGAGATTGCACGGATTCTCAAGGAGGAAGGCTACATCAAGGACTTTGAGGTCGTGAACCAGAAGCCTGCTCCTGTGCTGAGGTTGCATTTGAAATACACACAAGACAAACAGCCTGTGCTGACCGGTCTGAAGCGTGTCAGTTCGCCTGGGCGGCGGGTGTACACCAGCCGGGCCGACATCCCGTGGGTGTTGAGCGGCGTCGGCATCGCGATTCTGTCCACGCCGAAGGGGATCATGACCGGGCAGAAGGCGCGGCGGCTCGGCGTGGGCGGCGAGATTCTGTGCTACGTCTGGTAG
- a CDS encoding type Z 30S ribosomal protein S14: protein MAKKSMIAREKKRKYAVRVRNRCHICGRPRGYMRRFDLCRICFRELAVEGKIPGIVKSSW from the coding sequence GTGGCGAAGAAGAGCATGATTGCGCGGGAAAAGAAGCGGAAGTACGCGGTTCGGGTTCGCAACCGCTGCCACATCTGCGGGCGACCCAGGGGCTACATGCGCCGCTTTGACCTGTGCCGGATTTGCTTCCGTGAACTGGCCGTGGAAGGCAAGATTCCCGGTATTGTGAAGTCCAGTTGGTGA